Proteins co-encoded in one Leptidea sinapis chromosome 16, ilLepSina1.1, whole genome shotgun sequence genomic window:
- the LOC126968743 gene encoding uncharacterized protein LOC126968743 produces the protein MSPRLFAIFALFAVAAAFPSSDKPAVPNPITTISESELEDDSPWFSFPKFPFMNFFAPIWNLFPQITEFGPKIEVDDNIFKVIVNTESYKLDDLKVELKSGFVFIQGTHEAKKAEHDIFASQFFYTYTLPVNASIADVTAKLYTDNVLEISVPLNGNEGEKAEKRIVPIVETGVAYKTDKTDSTNPPAIETDERKEPTTPPAEGTNTIPEANEADNSAANEVQP, from the coding sequence ATGTCACCGCGATTGTTCGCGATATTTGCGCTGTTCGCTGTCGCCGCTGCTTTCCCCTCCAGCGATAAACCCGCCGTCCCGAACCCGATAACTACAATCAGCGAATCAGAGCTCGAAGACGATTCACCATGGTTCTCCTTCCCCAAGTTCCCCTTCATGAACTTCTTCGCGCCGATCTGGAACCTGTTCCCGCAGATCACTGAATTCGGACCGAAAATTGAAGTCGACGATAACATCTTCAAGGTTATCGTCAACACGGAGAGCTACAAGCTTGATGACCTGAAAGTTGAACTGAAGAGCGGATTCGTCTTCATCCAAGGTACACATGAGGCGAAGAAAGCCGAGCACGACATTTTCGCCAGCCAGTTCTTCTATACATACACACTGCCCGTTAACGCGAGCATTGCTGATGTCACCGCTAAGTTGTACACCGATAATGTTCTAGAAATCTCTGTTCCGTTGAACGGTAATGAAGGTGAGAAGGCCGAGAAACGCATAGTTCCGATTGTTGAGACAGGTGTGGCATATAAGACCGATAAAACAGACTCGACGAATCCGCCCGCTATTGAAACTGATGAAAGAAAAGAGCCAACCACTCCACCAGCCGAAGGAACAAATACAATCCCTGAAGCTAACGAAGCAGACAATAGTGCAGCGAATGAAGTTCAGCCCTGA